GGACGTCCCGACCAAGGCAGCTAACCGGCAATTCAGTTAGCGATAACAGGTGCACACATTTTTGATGCACACAATGCCAAATTGGAGACAACGATGTCTGTTACTGAAGAACACCAGTCACAGTTGAGCGATAAGCTACGACATAACCTGGAAAAAGGGCTGCACGATGTGCAGGCCAAATGGACCGTCCCGACAGCGTTCCTCAATGACCCCGAGGTACATGACGTCGAACGAGAGCGTGTGTTTGGCCGCTCATGGGTTTACCTGGCCCATGAGAGTGAGATCGCCAAGCCCGGTGACTACGTAGTCCGCTACATCGCGGAGGATCAGTTCATCGTCACTAGGGGCGAAGACGGAAACGTGCGTGCCCACCTTAACAGCTGTCGGCACCGTGGCATGCAAATTTGCCGCGCGGAAATGGGTAACGCCTCCCACTTCCGCTGCCCCTACCACGGCTGGACGTACAACAACGGAGGAAAGCTCGTAGGTGTCCCCGCCGGCAAAGAAGGGTACGATAACAAACTCGAAAAAGCGGACTGGAACCTGCGCTCCATCCCCCAACTCGACACCTACAAAGGCATGATTTTCGGTTGCCTTGACCCCCACGCCGAATCGCTTTCCGACTACCTAGGTGACTTCAAGTTCTACCTGGACATCGTGATGGACCGCAGCGACGCCGGCATGGAAGTGGTCGGGGCCCCGCAACGCTGGATCGTTGATGCCAACTGGAAGCTCGGATCCGACAACTTCGTCGGCGACGCATACCACACCATGATGACTCACCGCTCTATGGTGGAACTCGGGATGGCTCCACCGGACCCCATGTTCGCGCTGTACGGCGAACATGTGCACACCGAGCACGGTCATGGCATCGGAATTATCGGCCCGCCGCCGGGAATCCCCCTACCCGAGTTCATGGGAATGCCGGACAACATCATCGACGAGATGAAAGCGCGGCTCAAGCCGGAACAGGTCGAGATATTCCGGCCGAACAACTTCATCCACGGAAACGTTTTCCCCAACCTGTCCATCGGAAACTTCATGATATCGAAAGACCACGTTTCCGCTCCAATAGCATTCCTCACGCTGCGTCTGTGGCACCCCCTCGGCCCTGGAAAAATGGAGGTCTACTCCTTCTTCCTGGTCGAAAAGGACGCACCCGACTGGTTCAAGGAAGAAGGCTACAAGACGTATCTTCACACCTTCGGAATTTCGGGCGCCTTCGAACAGGACGACGCAGAAAACTGGCGGAGCATCACCCGCGTCCTGGCTGGTCAATTTGCCCGCAAGGGTGACCTGAACTACCAGATGGGCCGTGGCGCACTCACACCGGATCCGGACTGGCCCGGCCCCGGTGTGGCCTATCCGATGGACTACGCGGAAGCCAACCAGCGAAACTTCCTCGAATACTGGATGGAACTCATGCTTGAGGACAGGCCAGTTTCGGACAAGCCTTCGGAAGCCCACCGCAGCCCAAACGGGGCTCAGGGGAAGGGCAAGGTCGAGGCACTGGCTGGCACCAAAGAGACTGTGGAGGCCTAAACATGACAATCGAAGCACAGACACCCCAAACACAGGTAGTAGACACGGCCGTCCGGGAAATTACCGAATGGCTCTTTGCGGAAGCCGCATTGCTGGATGCAGGTAAGTACCGCGAATGGCT
This portion of the Pseudarthrobacter phenanthrenivorans Sphe3 genome encodes:
- a CDS encoding Rieske 2Fe-2S domain-containing protein — its product is MSVTEEHQSQLSDKLRHNLEKGLHDVQAKWTVPTAFLNDPEVHDVERERVFGRSWVYLAHESEIAKPGDYVVRYIAEDQFIVTRGEDGNVRAHLNSCRHRGMQICRAEMGNASHFRCPYHGWTYNNGGKLVGVPAGKEGYDNKLEKADWNLRSIPQLDTYKGMIFGCLDPHAESLSDYLGDFKFYLDIVMDRSDAGMEVVGAPQRWIVDANWKLGSDNFVGDAYHTMMTHRSMVELGMAPPDPMFALYGEHVHTEHGHGIGIIGPPPGIPLPEFMGMPDNIIDEMKARLKPEQVEIFRPNNFIHGNVFPNLSIGNFMISKDHVSAPIAFLTLRLWHPLGPGKMEVYSFFLVEKDAPDWFKEEGYKTYLHTFGISGAFEQDDAENWRSITRVLAGQFARKGDLNYQMGRGALTPDPDWPGPGVAYPMDYAEANQRNFLEYWMELMLEDRPVSDKPSEAHRSPNGAQGKGKVEALAGTKETVEA